One part of the Streptomyces lienomycini genome encodes these proteins:
- the mltG gene encoding endolytic transglycosylase MltG translates to MTEYGRGPGSEPWHPEDPLYGDGGWGGQQAHAGQQSPYGGQPQQYPEQQAQQQGYGDWSNGGQSSYGGGQPQYDQYGHQHPEPQYDQYGRPYDQQQYDQHQYGQQQYDQQQYDQHQYGQQQYDQQYAPQAQPQQGYDNGGWDGGTHPQAHYPADPSDPYGQQAGGYGAEQPDLYGTPDAYPPPEPPTRRRAEPEPERTDWDPGPDEGEHAFFAGEDGDGDDDAEDEGRGERGDRRARGGGKPKKRRSGCACLVVCLVLGGGVAGIGYFGYQYYQDRFGAAPDFAGSGNGEQVTVTIPKGAGGSTIGQELKRQGVVKSVDAFISAQQSNPRGKSIQDGVYTLQKEMSAESAVELLLSPKSRSNLIIAEGKRNAAIYKDIDKRLGLDEGTTAQVAKSEYKSLGLPDWALNHKDVKDPLEGFLYPSSYSAAKGQKPEDVLKQMVARSTEKYEELGLESKAESLGLEGPWQVLTVASLVQAEGMGHEDFRKMAEVVYNRLKPGNEQTNGMLEFDSTYNYIKNQSKIDLSLSKLRNFDNPYNTYHAKGLPPGPISNPGEEALKGALDPTDDGWYYFISRDGKTSEFTKTNAEHQKLVDQWEASKNQ, encoded by the coding sequence ATGACTGAGTATGGCCGGGGCCCAGGCTCCGAACCGTGGCATCCGGAGGACCCGTTGTACGGGGACGGCGGATGGGGCGGACAGCAGGCCCACGCGGGTCAGCAGTCCCCCTACGGCGGCCAGCCGCAGCAGTATCCGGAGCAGCAGGCGCAGCAGCAGGGCTACGGCGACTGGAGCAACGGCGGCCAGTCGTCGTACGGCGGCGGGCAGCCGCAGTACGACCAGTACGGCCACCAGCACCCCGAGCCGCAGTACGACCAGTACGGTCGCCCGTACGACCAGCAGCAGTACGACCAGCACCAGTACGGTCAGCAGCAGTACGACCAGCAGCAGTACGACCAGCACCAGTACGGTCAGCAGCAGTACGACCAGCAGTACGCGCCCCAGGCTCAGCCGCAGCAGGGTTACGACAACGGTGGCTGGGACGGCGGCACCCACCCCCAGGCGCATTACCCGGCCGACCCGTCCGACCCCTACGGACAGCAGGCCGGCGGCTACGGCGCCGAACAGCCCGACCTCTACGGCACCCCCGACGCGTACCCGCCGCCGGAGCCGCCCACCCGCCGCCGCGCCGAGCCCGAGCCCGAGCGCACCGACTGGGACCCGGGCCCCGACGAAGGAGAGCACGCCTTCTTCGCGGGAGAGGACGGCGACGGTGACGACGATGCGGAGGACGAGGGCCGCGGCGAGCGCGGGGACCGCAGGGCGCGGGGCGGCGGCAAGCCCAAGAAGCGCCGCAGCGGATGCGCCTGTCTGGTGGTCTGCCTCGTGCTCGGCGGCGGCGTGGCCGGTATCGGCTATTTCGGCTACCAGTACTACCAGGATCGTTTCGGCGCCGCCCCGGACTTCGCGGGCAGCGGCAACGGCGAGCAGGTGACCGTCACGATCCCCAAGGGCGCCGGCGGCTCCACGATCGGCCAGGAACTCAAGCGCCAGGGCGTGGTGAAGAGCGTCGACGCCTTCATCTCCGCCCAGCAGAGCAATCCCCGCGGCAAGAGCATCCAGGACGGCGTGTACACGCTGCAGAAGGAGATGTCGGCCGAGAGCGCGGTCGAACTCCTGCTCAGTCCGAAGAGCCGCAGCAACCTGATCATCGCCGAGGGCAAGCGCAACGCCGCCATCTACAAGGACATCGACAAGCGTCTCGGACTGGACGAGGGCACCACCGCCCAGGTCGCCAAGAGCGAGTACAAGAGCCTTGGCCTGCCCGACTGGGCGCTGAACCACAAGGACGTGAAGGATCCCCTGGAGGGCTTCCTCTACCCGTCCAGCTACTCGGCGGCCAAGGGGCAGAAGCCCGAGGACGTGCTGAAGCAGATGGTGGCGCGGTCCACCGAGAAGTACGAGGAACTCGGCCTGGAGAGCAAGGCCGAGAGTCTGGGCCTCGAAGGGCCGTGGCAGGTGCTCACCGTCGCCAGCCTCGTCCAGGCGGAGGGCATGGGCCACGAGGACTTCCGCAAGATGGCCGAGGTCGTCTACAACCGCCTCAAGCCGGGCAACGAGCAGACCAACGGGATGCTGGAGTTCGACTCCACGTACAACTACATCAAGAACCAGAGCAAGATCGACCTGTCCCTCAGCAAGCTGCGCAACTTCGACAACCCGTACAACACCTACCACGCCAAGGGTCTGCCGCCCGGACCGATCAGCAACCCCGGCGAGGAGGCGCTGAAGGGAGCCCTCGACCCGACCGACGATGGTTGGTACTACTTCATCTCGCGCGACGGCAAGACGAGCGAGTTCACCAAGACCAATGCGGAACACCAGAAGTTGGTCGACCAGTGGGAAGCCTCGAAGAACCAGTGA
- a CDS encoding shikimate dehydrogenase: protein MSAPRRAAVLGSPIAHSLSPALHRAAYAELGLAQWTYDRFDVDEAALPGFFAELGPEWAGLSLTMPLKRAVIPLLDSVSDTAASVDAVNTVVLTEDGRRTGDNTDIPGMVAALREHGVEKVETAAVLGAGATASSALAALARICTGEVTVYVRSAARAAEMRGWAQRLDVEVRIADWADAEQALRAPLVVATTPAGTTDALAAAVPETPTTLFDVLYEPWPTALAARWSAYGGAVVGGLDLLLHQAVLQVEQMTGRAPAPLAAMREAGERALADR, encoded by the coding sequence ATGTCCGCACCCCGCCGAGCCGCCGTTCTCGGCTCTCCCATCGCCCACTCCCTCTCCCCGGCGCTGCACCGCGCCGCCTACGCCGAGCTGGGCCTGGCGCAGTGGACGTATGACCGGTTCGACGTCGACGAGGCCGCGCTGCCCGGCTTCTTCGCGGAGCTGGGGCCCGAATGGGCCGGGCTGTCGCTGACCATGCCGCTCAAGCGGGCGGTCATCCCGCTGCTCGACTCGGTCAGCGACACCGCGGCCTCCGTGGACGCGGTGAACACGGTCGTCCTCACCGAGGACGGCCGCCGCACCGGCGACAACACGGACATCCCCGGTATGGTCGCCGCCCTGCGCGAACACGGCGTCGAGAAGGTCGAGACCGCCGCGGTCCTCGGCGCCGGCGCCACCGCGTCCTCCGCGCTCGCCGCCCTGGCCCGGATCTGTACCGGCGAGGTCACCGTGTACGTCCGCAGCGCCGCGCGTGCCGCCGAGATGCGGGGCTGGGCGCAGCGGCTCGACGTCGAGGTGCGCATCGCCGACTGGGCGGACGCCGAGCAGGCGCTGCGTGCCCCGCTGGTCGTGGCCACCACCCCGGCCGGAACCACCGACGCCCTCGCCGCCGCCGTTCCGGAGACGCCGACGACCCTCTTCGACGTGCTCTACGAACCCTGGCCCACCGCGCTCGCCGCCCGCTGGTCGGCGTACGGCGGAGCCGTGGTCGGCGGCCTCGACCTGCTGCTCCACCAGGCGGTGCTCCAGGTGGAGCAGATGACCGGCCGGGCTCCGGCCCCGCTGGCCGCGATGCGAGAAGCGGGGGAGCGCGCGCTCGCGGACCGCTAG
- the aroC gene encoding chorismate synthase: MSRLRWLTAGESHGPALVATLEGLPAGVPITTDMVADHLARRRLGYGRGARMKFERDEVTFLGGVRHGLTMGSPVAVMVGNTEWPKWEQVMSADPVDPEVLAGLARNAPLTRPRPGHADLAGMQKYGFDEARPVLERASARETAARVALGAVARSYLKETTGVEIVSHVVELASAKAPHGVYPTPADVEKLDADPVRCLDADASKAMVAEIDQAHKDGDTLGGVVEILAYGVPVGLGSHVHWDRKLDARLAGALMGIQAIKGVEIGDGFELARVPGSRAHDEIVSTPDGIRRVSGRSGGTEGGLTTGELLRVRAAMKPIATVPRALKTVDVATGEAAQAHHQRSDVSAVPAAGIVAEAMVALVLADAVAEKFGGDSVAETRRNVSSYLDHLAIR; the protein is encoded by the coding sequence TTGAGCAGGTTGCGCTGGCTGACCGCGGGGGAGTCCCACGGTCCCGCACTCGTCGCGACGCTGGAGGGTCTGCCCGCCGGCGTGCCGATCACCACCGACATGGTGGCGGACCACCTGGCGAGGCGGCGGCTCGGCTACGGTCGCGGTGCGCGGATGAAGTTCGAGCGCGACGAGGTCACCTTCCTCGGAGGCGTCCGGCACGGTCTGACCATGGGTTCCCCGGTCGCCGTCATGGTCGGCAACACCGAGTGGCCCAAGTGGGAGCAGGTCATGTCGGCCGACCCGGTGGACCCGGAGGTGCTGGCCGGCCTCGCGCGCAACGCCCCGCTGACCCGGCCGCGGCCCGGCCACGCCGACCTCGCCGGCATGCAGAAGTACGGCTTCGACGAGGCCCGCCCGGTCCTGGAGCGCGCCTCGGCCCGGGAGACGGCGGCCCGCGTCGCGCTGGGCGCGGTGGCCCGCTCGTACCTGAAGGAGACGACCGGCGTCGAGATCGTCAGCCATGTCGTCGAACTGGCCTCGGCGAAGGCGCCCCACGGCGTGTACCCGACGCCGGCCGACGTCGAGAAGCTGGACGCCGACCCCGTGCGCTGCCTGGACGCGGACGCGTCGAAGGCGATGGTCGCCGAGATCGACCAGGCCCACAAGGACGGCGACACCCTCGGCGGCGTCGTCGAGATCCTCGCCTACGGCGTGCCGGTGGGCCTCGGCTCGCACGTCCACTGGGACCGCAAGCTCGACGCCCGGCTCGCGGGCGCGCTCATGGGCATCCAGGCGATCAAGGGCGTCGAGATCGGCGACGGCTTCGAACTGGCCCGCGTGCCCGGCTCCCGGGCGCACGACGAGATCGTGAGCACACCCGACGGCATCCGCCGGGTCTCCGGCCGCTCCGGCGGCACCGAGGGCGGCCTCACCACCGGCGAACTGCTGCGGGTGCGCGCCGCGATGAAGCCGATCGCGACCGTGCCGCGGGCCCTGAAGACCGTGGACGTGGCCACGGGCGAGGCCGCGCAGGCGCACCACCAGCGTTCCGACGTGTCCGCGGTCCCCGCCGCCGGAATCGTCGCCGAGGCCATGGTGGCCCTCGTCCTCGCGGACGCCGTCGCGGAGAAGTTCGGCGGCGACTCGGTCGCCGAGACCCGCCGCAACGTGTCCTCGTACCTCGACCACCTGGCCATCCGATGA
- the aroB gene encoding 3-dehydroquinate synthase: MSGAPLVVLVGPMGVGKSTVGQLLAERLGVGHRDTDEDIVTAQGRTIADIFVDDGEPVFRELEKDAVRTALAEHDGVLALGGGAVLDADTRALLAAQRVVYLSMDVEEAVRRTGLNAARPLLAVNPRKQWRELMEARRHLYEEVATAVVATDGRTPEEVTQAALDALELKTVSPGGQPPDPRPEDAVVHDVTRIRIGGTAGSDPYEVLVGRQLLGELGALIGAKAKRVAVIHPEALAETGDALRADLAEQGYEAVAIQVPNAEEAKTAEVAAYCWKALGQSGFTRTDVIVGVGGGASTDLAGFVAATWLRGVRWIAVPTTVLAMVDAAVGGKTGINTAEGKNLVGSFHPPAGVLCDLAALDSLPVNDYVSGLAEVIKAGFIADPAILDLIESDPQAARTPAGPHTAELIVRSIKVKAEVVSSDLKEAGLREILNYGHTLGHAIEKNERYKWRHGAAVSVGMHFAAELGRLAGRLDDATADRHRSILESVGLPLHYRHDQWPKLVENMKVDKKSRGDMLRFIVLDGLAKPTVLEGPDPAVLLAAYGEVGE, from the coding sequence ATGAGCGGGGCCCCGCTGGTCGTCCTCGTCGGCCCGATGGGCGTCGGCAAGTCCACCGTCGGACAGCTGCTCGCCGAGCGGCTCGGCGTCGGCCACCGCGACACGGACGAGGACATCGTCACCGCCCAGGGGAGGACCATCGCCGACATCTTCGTCGACGACGGCGAGCCCGTCTTCCGCGAGCTGGAGAAGGACGCCGTACGCACCGCGCTCGCCGAGCACGACGGCGTCCTCGCCCTCGGCGGCGGCGCGGTCCTCGACGCGGACACGCGCGCCCTGCTCGCCGCTCAGCGCGTCGTCTACCTCTCGATGGACGTCGAGGAGGCCGTCAGGCGCACCGGCCTGAACGCGGCGCGTCCGCTGCTGGCCGTCAACCCCCGCAAGCAGTGGCGCGAGCTGATGGAGGCCCGTCGGCACCTCTACGAGGAGGTGGCCACGGCAGTCGTCGCCACCGACGGCCGCACACCCGAAGAAGTCACCCAAGCCGCTCTGGACGCGCTGGAGTTGAAGACTGTATCCCCCGGGGGGCAGCCCCCGGACCCCCGGCCCGAGGACGCTGTTGTGCACGATGTGACGAGGATCCGGATCGGCGGCACCGCCGGGTCCGACCCCTACGAGGTCCTGGTGGGCCGTCAGCTCCTGGGGGAGCTGGGCGCCCTCATCGGGGCGAAGGCCAAGCGGGTCGCGGTGATCCACCCCGAGGCGCTCGCCGAGACCGGTGACGCCCTGCGCGCCGACCTCGCCGAGCAGGGCTACGAGGCCGTCGCCATCCAGGTGCCCAACGCCGAGGAGGCCAAGACCGCCGAGGTCGCCGCGTACTGCTGGAAGGCGCTCGGCCAGTCCGGGTTCACCCGCACCGACGTCATCGTCGGCGTCGGCGGCGGCGCCAGCACCGACCTGGCCGGATTCGTGGCCGCGACCTGGCTGCGCGGAGTGCGCTGGATCGCCGTCCCCACCACCGTGCTGGCCATGGTGGACGCGGCCGTCGGCGGCAAGACCGGCATCAACACCGCCGAGGGCAAGAACCTCGTCGGCTCCTTCCACCCGCCGGCCGGTGTCCTGTGCGACCTGGCCGCCCTGGACTCGCTCCCGGTCAACGACTACGTCTCGGGCCTGGCCGAGGTCATCAAGGCCGGCTTCATCGCCGACCCGGCGATCCTCGACCTGATCGAGTCCGACCCGCAGGCCGCGCGCACCCCGGCCGGACCGCACACCGCCGAGCTGATCGTGCGCTCCATCAAGGTCAAGGCCGAGGTCGTCTCGTCCGACCTGAAGGAGGCGGGCCTCAGGGAGATCCTCAACTACGGCCACACCCTCGGCCACGCCATCGAGAAGAACGAGCGCTACAAGTGGCGCCACGGCGCCGCCGTCTCCGTCGGCATGCACTTCGCCGCCGAACTGGGCCGACTGGCCGGCCGCCTGGACGACGCCACCGCCGACCGCCACCGCAGCATCCTCGAATCCGTGGGACTGCCGCTGCACTACCGGCACGACCAGTGGCCCAAGCTGGTCGAGAACATGAAGGTCGACAAGAAGTCCCGCGGCGACATGCTGCGCTTCATCGTCCTGGACGGCCTCGCCAAGCCCACCGTGCTCGAGGGCCCCGACCCGGCCGTCCTCCTCGCCGCCTACGGCGAGGTGGGCGAGTAG
- the ruvX gene encoding Holliday junction resolvase RuvX — MRRGRRLAVDVGDARIGVASCDPDGILATPVETVPGRDVPAAHRRLRQLVEEYEPIEVVVGLPRSLKGGEGPAAAKVRRFTQELAKGIEPVPVRLVDERMTTVTASQGLRASGVKSKKGRSVIDQAAAVIILQQALESERVSGRPPGEGVEVVI, encoded by the coding sequence ATGCGCCGCGGCCGTCGCCTGGCCGTCGACGTCGGCGACGCCCGTATCGGGGTCGCGTCCTGCGACCCCGACGGCATCCTCGCCACCCCGGTGGAGACCGTCCCCGGACGCGACGTGCCCGCGGCGCACCGACGCCTGCGACAGCTGGTCGAGGAGTACGAGCCGATCGAGGTCGTCGTCGGCCTGCCCCGCTCCCTCAAAGGGGGTGAAGGCCCGGCCGCGGCCAAGGTCAGGCGCTTCACCCAGGAGCTGGCCAAGGGCATCGAGCCCGTCCCGGTCCGGCTGGTGGACGAACGCATGACGACGGTCACGGCCAGTCAGGGGCTGCGGGCCTCGGGAGTGAAGTCCAAGAAGGGCAGGTCGGTCATCGACCAGGCCGCCGCTGTGATCATCCTTCAGCAGGCGCTGGAATCCGAACGGGTGTCAGGCAGGCCACCTGGCGAGGGCGTCGAAGTGGTCATCTGA